The following proteins are co-located in the Oryzias melastigma strain HK-1 linkage group LG8, ASM292280v2, whole genome shotgun sequence genome:
- the LOC112146317 gene encoding protein phosphatase 1 regulatory subunit 29, which produces MQSASPVPTLLPLILPSLLLLSNFPNMVRGDCWLIEGDKGYVWLAICSQNQPPYETIPQHINNTVHDLRLNENKLKAVLFSSMYRFTNLTDLNLTKNEISYIEDGAFAGQANLQVLQLGYNKLTNLTEGMMRGLGRLQCLFLQHNLIEVIANNAFWECPSLSSIDLSSNKLTRIDPSTFTVLNRLMVCELAANPFHCGCDLYSFLTWLEFFNNVSHTYDRLQCETPREMFGYPLLSPVASGHALRNAKNILYHHCRDGVMIGGMTSLPPDLEGPSGIGSEMFGGVGPYHQPTTSSSSAENNLSPKIILEHVTLSSASLVVKIPRPYSKMYILTQYNQTFVSDVMNLKNTKERITLNKLKPHNNYTFCVASISKSQRYNHTCLNFTTKGQSQDVLPSTTTHYIMTIVGCLFGMLIVLGIVYYCLRKKRMHDEKKKSICVKKTILEMRYGPEVAAAVANDPSAVHKLQEQSREHHQYQHHHGGKLSTSSSSGMLHSANTTSSRLSSIPQVEKMATAFSEALATSKGNYMDVRSAGGGRERMGDGGHLGMRGDDLRDEDGTDPGEDSDDDGHGSASEISTIAMEVDKVNQIINNCIDALKLDAAAVASSGASANHTGSTSPTSPPPTSTSSLTPSLIPLSPGVTETCQVIAANKIPPPPPLPALNAPLSERPGISGGGFVLSPPYRHPPPATAARPVQRQMSADAAVVIVNAVKKQSSTTSCGSTGRDRERGTSRVYSLDVPEPRSPDGCNQQQQQYQDRASPVGCREPLDRLPLVGTGSCGGGGGGCDSGGVGAQHQDSQKSHHYHQQQQLQQQQQQQQQLDVQQDYHCSEHRHSVPALYYQGSHQGSPAQRVSFLKPLTRSRRDAASYSQLSPARHHSSYSGYSSSPEYSSESSLRIWERFRPYRKGPRDEACYVTAGNALRKKVQFAKGEDLHDILDYWKGVSAQQKL; this is translated from the exons ATGCAAAGTGCTTCTCCCGTCCCCACCCTCCTCCCTCTCATTCTCCCCTCCCTCTTATTGTTGTCCAATTTCCCCAACATGGTCAGAGGGGACTGCTGGCTCATTGAAGGGGACAAAGGCTATGTTTGGCTGGCTATATGCAGTCAGAACCAGCCGCCCTATGAGACTATACCCCAACACATCAACAACACGGTGCATGACCTGAGACTGAACGAGAACAAGCTGAAAGCTGTGCTTTTCAGCTCCATGTATCGCTTTACCAATTTGACGGACCTCAACCTCACGAAGAATGAAATCAGCTATATAGAGGATGGCGCCTTTGCAGGACAAGCAAATCTCCAG gtCCTTCAGCTGGGCTACAATAAGTTGACCAACTTAACTGAGGGTATGATGAGAGGACTTGGCCGCCTTCAGTGTCTTTTCCTGCAGCATAACCTCATTGAGGTGATTGCCAACAATGCATTCTGGGAGTGCCCCAGCCTCAGCAGCATTGACTTGTCATCCAACAAACTTACACGAATTGACCCCTCCACATTCACAGTTCTAAATCGACTAATGGTGTGTGAACTGGCAGCAAATCCATTCCACTGCGGTTGTGATCTCTACAGCTTCCTCACCTGGTTGGAGTTCTTTAACAATGTGTCACACACTTATGACCGCCTCCAGTGTGAGACACCGCGGGAAATGTTTGGCTATCCCTTACTCAGCCCCGTTGCTTCTGGCCATGCCCTTCGGAATGCCAAAAACATACTGTACCATCACTGCCGAGATGGTGTGATGATTGGCGGCATGACGTCTTTGCCCCCTGATCTGGAGGGCCCATCTGGGATTGGGTCAGAAATGTTTGGTGGCGTGGGGCCCTACCACCAACCTACCACTTCCTCGTCATCTGCAGAGAACAACCTCAGTCCCAAAATCATACTCGAGCATGTCACTTTGTCATCGGCGTCTCTTGTTGTGAAGATTCCACGGCCTTACAGCAAAATGTACATTCTAACACAATACAaccaaacatttgtttctgaTGTGATGAATCTGAAGAACACAAAGGAGAGGATCACTCTCAACAAGCTCAAGCCTCACAACAATTACACCTTTTGTGTAGCATCCATCAGCAAATCTCAGCGTTATAACCACACCTGCCTCAATTTCACCACCAAAGGACAAAGCCAGGATGTTCTCCCCTCCACCACTACTCACTACATCATGACCATTGTTGGCTGCCTTTTTGGGATGCTCATTGTTTTAGGAATTGTCTACTATTGTCTTCGAAAGAAGCGAATGCACGATGAAAAGAAGAAGTCCATCTGTGTTAAGAAAACGATCTTAGAAATGCGCTATGGGCCAGAGGTTGCGGCAGCCGTGGCAAATGATCCATCAGCCGTCCACAAGCTTCAGGAGCAATCCAGAGAACATCATCAATATCAGCACCACCACGGGGGAAAACTGTCAACATCCTCTAGCTCAGGAATGCTCCACTCGGCCAACACCACCTCCTCCAGGCTTTCATCTATCCCTCAAGTGGAAAAGATGGCGACCGCCTTCTCTGAAGCCCTGGCCACAAGCAAAGGAAACTACATGGATGTGAGAAGTGCAGGAGGTGGACGGGAGAGAATGGGAGATGGTGGACATCTTGGCATGAGAGGGGATGACTTGAGAGATGAGGACGGGACTGATCCTGGAGAAGACTCTGATGATGATGGACATGGTTCCGCCTCAGAGATCTCAACGATTGCAATGGAGGTAGACAAGGTGAACCAGATCATTAACAACTGCATTGACGCACTGAAACTGGATGCAGCAGCAGTTGCATCTTCGGGTGCCTCTGCTAATCACACAGGCTCCACTAGTCCCACTTCCCCTCCACCTACAAGCACATCTTCCCTCACTCCCAGCCTGATTCCTCTGTCACCAGGTGTGACAGAGACATGTCAGGTCATTGCTGCAAACAAaatcccccctcctcctccactccCTGCCTTGAATGCCCCACTTTCTGAGCGACCAGGAATAAGTGGTGGAGGTTTTGTTCTTAGTCCCCCATACAGGCACCCACCTCCAGCCACTGCTGCTCGTCCAGTACAAAGGCAAATGAGTGCGGACGCAGCAGTGGTTATTGTAAATGCTGTGAAGAAGCAGAGCAGCACCACCTCTTGTGGCTCCACTGGTCGGGACAGAGAACGTGGAACGTCGAGAGTCTACAGCCTGGACGTTCCTGAACCAAGAAGTCCAGACGGCTGTAATCAACAGCAACAACAGTACCAAGACCGAGCCAGTCCCGTGGGCTGCAGGGAACCCCTGGATAGGCTGCCCTTAGTGGGGACTGGGAGCTGTGGTGGAGGGGGTGGTGGTTGCGACAGTGGTGGTGTTGGTGCTCAGCATCAGGACAGCCAGAAGTCTCACCACTaccatcaacaacaacaactgcagcagcagcagcagcaacaacagcagCTGGACGTGCAGCAGGACTACCACTGCTCGGAGCACCGCCACTCCGTCCCAGCTCTCTACTACCAAGGGTCCCACCAGGGCTCCCCAGCTCAGAGAGTTTCGTTCCTCAAACCCCTGACGCGTTCCCGCAGAGACGCAGCCTCCTATTCCCAGCTTTCGCCTGCTCGCCACCACTCCAGTTACTCTGGATACTCCTCCAGCCCAGAGTACTCCTCAGAGAGCTCACTGAGGATCTGGGAGCGTTTTCGTCCATACCGAAAAGGCCCGAGAGACGAGGCCTGTTATGTGACAGCTGGAAACGCTCTTCGAAAAAAGGTGCAGTTCGCTAAAGGTGAGGACCTGCATGACATCCTTGATTATTGGAAGGGTGTATCTGCTCAGCAGAAACTGTGA